A part of Aspergillus flavus chromosome 1, complete sequence genomic DNA contains:
- a CDS encoding Homeodomain-like protein gives MPRAPQKWTPEEDKLLCREVHNQLSEGRVRDWRSIADKIPGRTNKDCRKRWHNVLSGGLNKGYWTEEEDKLLTHAVQIHGETWTVVADVVKTRSADQCAKRWKQCLDPQLDRSEWTELENRRLMEACAAKGRRWKEIQMEHFPTRSRNSIKNQHTILTRRYNKLKNLREAQTAASAGTGPEDSSLSPSSCEDSGDTVDSSDDDSGLGSGSTEGSTGLHDPRIADDDVPMNINPTDILPSTTQGIPGHNGFMHGTWDMAGTLSGDPWGLPSVGETDSMGLFLNGMVPELHSIPPDSMHNFGFVDAASGKDCICPSLLSPTEEMPSDYSQGDNFCDDLSVSAMDTEEQTLASLQENVTRGKRCAKIVLTVEEPDNNTVESLVQIAFSSKSRFHFARE, from the exons ATGCCTCGTGCCCCACAGAAATGGACCCCAGAGGAGGACAAGCTCCTCTGCCGAGAAGTCCACAATCAGT TATCCGAAGGCAGAGTAAGAGACTGGCGATCAATAGCAGACAAGATTCCGGGTCGGACGAATAAAGATTGTCGCAAACGGTGGCACAATGTGCTTTCCGGTGGTTTGAACAAGGGGTACTggacagaggaagaagacaagctGTTGACACACGCGGTGCAAATACATGGAGAGAC ATGGACGGTGGTTGCGGATGTCGTCAAAACACGAAGCGCAGATC AATGTGCCAAGCGATGGAAGCAATGTCTCGACCCACAACTCGACCGCAGTGAATGGACAGAACTCGAG AACCGACGATTGATGGAGGCATGTGCTGCCAAGGGGCGACGATGGAAAGAGATTCAGATGGAGCATTTCCCTACCCGGTCACGAAACTCGATCAAGAATCA ACACACAATTCTTACCCGCCGATACAATAAACTGAAGAACTTACGAGAAGCCCAGACTGCCGCGAGCGCGGGAACTGGGCCCGAGGACTCGAGCTTGTCGCCGAGCTCATGCGAGGACTCGGGAGATACTGTCGACAGTAGCGACGATGATAGCGGTCTTGGGAGTGGAAGCACAGAAGGAAGCACCGGGTTACATGATCCTCGCATtgccgatgatgatgtgccGATGAACATAAATCCCACAGACATCTTGCCATCGACGACTCAAGGAATCCCTGGTCATAATGGGTTTATGCACGGGACATGGGATATGGCTGGCACATTGTCGGGAGATCCATGGGGACTGCCCTCGGTAGGCGAGACGGATAGTATGGGATTGTTCCTCAATGGTATGGTGCCAGAACTTCACAGCATCCCACCGGACAGCATGCATAATTTTGGCTTTGTGGATGCAGCAAGCGGCAAAGACTGCATATGCCCAAGTTTGTTATCACCAACCGAAGAGATGCCCAGCGACTACAGTCAAGGAGACAACTTTTGCGACGACCTAAGCGTATCAGCTATGGACACAGAAGAGCAAACTCTCGCCTCTTTGCAAGAAAACGTGACTCGTGGGAAACGGTGTGCCAAAATAGTGTTGACGGTGGAGGAACCCGATAATAATACGGTCGAGTCTCTCGTGCAAATTGCATTCTCAAGCAAATCACGGTTCCATTTCGCTCGCGAGTGA